The following are encoded in a window of Anaerobaca lacustris genomic DNA:
- a CDS encoding indolepyruvate oxidoreductase subunit beta — protein MKDTVYSITFGGIGGQGVLKASEICGWAALYAGYHIKKSEVHGMAQRGGSVESHLRFGKRVYSPLIVAGGADFLVCFHRDEQPRLKAFLKTGGTDMTDFLDKVQEAIDDPRSLNTALVGVLSPKLPIDEGCWMKAIETVFKPAIVAENKKVFLMGREIGRP, from the coding sequence ATGAAAGACACGGTATACAGCATCACGTTCGGTGGAATCGGTGGCCAGGGGGTCCTGAAGGCGTCGGAAATCTGCGGGTGGGCGGCGTTGTACGCCGGGTACCATATCAAAAAATCGGAAGTTCACGGGATGGCCCAACGGGGCGGCTCGGTCGAATCGCATCTGCGCTTCGGCAAAAGAGTCTATTCGCCGCTGATCGTGGCCGGAGGCGCCGATTTCCTGGTCTGCTTCCATCGCGACGAGCAGCCGCGACTGAAGGCCTTCCTCAAGACGGGCGGCACGGACATGACGGACTTTCTCGATAAGGTCCAGGAGGCGATCGACGACCCACGGTCTCTCAATACGGCCCTGGTGGGCGTTCTTTCGCCGAAGCTGCCCATTGACGAAGGCTGCTGGATGAAGGCGATCGAAACCGTCTTCAAGCCGGCCATCGTGGCGGAGAACAAGAAGGTATTCCTGATGGGAAGGGAGATCGGCCGACCATGA
- a CDS encoding phenylacetate--CoA ligase family protein codes for MIWKEQIECMDATGLKALQSDHLKKLIPYIYHNCPVYREKIDAAGVAPGSIESIDDIKRLPFTTKEDMRDHYPYGLFSAPQDQINEIHVSSGTTGNPTLVGYTKDDLKLWGDVMARVLCCAGAEPGDTIQIAYGYGLFTGGLGFHYGALEMGLRIIPTSAGQTARQLKIMQDFQPRILGCTPSYALYMAEEAKEMGIDPTQGHWKIGVFGAEPWSESMRREIEAAWNMLATDVYGLSEIIGPGVAQECQHKEGLHVFSDVFYPEIIDPQTDEEVPEGQDGELVITTLTKQGIPLIRYRTRDIVSARYEKCRCGRTSPRISKIKGRTDDMIVVRGINVFPSQIEHVLVGIEGTQPQYQIVVDRKAHHLDEVEVLVEVEQRFFSDEIRHLNELRERIRKEIQNVLSVGVKVTLVEPKTIERSVGKAKRIVDKRTL; via the coding sequence ATGATCTGGAAAGAGCAAATCGAGTGCATGGATGCGACGGGGCTCAAAGCCCTGCAATCCGACCACCTCAAGAAGCTCATCCCGTATATCTACCACAACTGTCCCGTCTACAGGGAGAAGATCGATGCGGCGGGCGTGGCTCCGGGTTCCATCGAGTCCATCGACGACATCAAGCGGCTGCCCTTCACGACCAAGGAGGACATGCGCGACCACTATCCCTACGGGCTGTTCTCGGCCCCGCAGGACCAGATCAATGAGATCCACGTCTCCAGCGGCACCACGGGCAACCCCACGCTGGTCGGCTATACGAAGGACGACCTGAAGCTGTGGGGCGACGTCATGGCCCGTGTCCTGTGCTGTGCGGGGGCCGAGCCGGGCGACACAATCCAGATCGCCTATGGCTACGGGCTCTTCACCGGCGGACTCGGCTTCCACTACGGGGCGTTGGAGATGGGGCTGCGCATCATCCCGACGTCGGCGGGCCAGACGGCGCGGCAGCTCAAGATCATGCAGGACTTCCAGCCCCGGATCCTCGGCTGTACGCCCAGTTACGCCCTCTACATGGCCGAGGAGGCCAAGGAGATGGGCATCGATCCGACCCAGGGCCACTGGAAGATCGGCGTCTTCGGCGCCGAGCCCTGGAGCGAATCAATGCGGCGGGAGATCGAAGCGGCCTGGAACATGCTGGCCACGGACGTGTACGGGCTGTCCGAGATCATCGGTCCCGGCGTCGCCCAGGAGTGTCAGCACAAGGAAGGGCTGCACGTCTTCAGCGACGTGTTCTATCCCGAGATCATCGACCCGCAGACCGACGAGGAGGTCCCCGAAGGCCAGGACGGCGAGCTGGTGATTACCACGCTGACCAAGCAGGGGATTCCCCTGATTCGCTATCGCACGCGTGACATCGTGAGCGCTCGCTACGAGAAGTGCCGTTGCGGCCGGACCAGTCCGAGAATCAGCAAGATCAAGGGCCGCACCGACGACATGATCGTGGTGCGCGGGATCAACGTCTTCCCGTCGCAGATCGAGCACGTCCTCGTCGGCATCGAGGGGACGCAGCCCCAGTACCAGATCGTGGTGGACCGCAAGGCCCACCATCTCGATGAGGTGGAGGTGCTGGTGGAAGTCGAGCAGCGCTTCTTCTCCGACGAGATTCGGCATCTCAACGAACTGCGAGAGCGAATCCGCAAGGAGATCCAGAACGTCCTGTCGGTCGGGGTCAAGGTGACGCTCGTCGAGCCGAAGACGATTGAACGAAGCGTGGGCAAGGCGAAGAGAATCGTGGACAAGCGAACGTTGTAG
- a CDS encoding amidohydrolase family protein, whose product MCRVCRPGCPGERETVPQKIIDFHVHAFPDALAARAMKTLLDEAPGIQAYLDGTVGALLESMDRAGIASSVVCCIATKIDQFDPILRWCREIRSDRLIPFPSVHPADPKMAERIDRIAAEGFLGVKLHPFYQDFYAAEDGMLKLYERASARKLLLVMHTGFDIAFPRQRRADPETLRRITERFPELRLVATHLGAWQQWDEVRRHLLGRPIYMEISMSMEDLGPAASREMLMAHPAEYLLFGTDSPWTDQVATLARLRSLDLPEPRLSRILYQNACALLAPA is encoded by the coding sequence GTGTGTCGCGTGTGTCGGCCAGGATGTCCCGGAGAACGTGAAACCGTGCCGCAGAAAATCATAGACTTCCACGTCCACGCCTTCCCGGACGCGCTGGCGGCTCGTGCGATGAAGACTCTTTTGGACGAGGCCCCCGGGATCCAGGCCTATCTCGACGGCACGGTGGGAGCCCTGCTGGAATCGATGGATCGCGCGGGGATCGCCAGCAGCGTGGTCTGCTGCATTGCGACGAAGATCGATCAGTTCGACCCGATCCTGCGGTGGTGTCGCGAGATTCGTTCAGACCGCCTGATTCCTTTCCCATCGGTCCATCCCGCCGATCCGAAGATGGCCGAGCGCATCGACCGGATTGCAGCGGAAGGGTTTCTCGGCGTCAAGCTGCATCCGTTCTATCAGGATTTCTACGCGGCCGAAGACGGGATGCTGAAGCTCTACGAGCGCGCCAGCGCCCGCAAGCTTCTCCTGGTGATGCACACCGGATTCGACATCGCGTTTCCCCGCCAGCGGCGGGCCGACCCGGAAACACTGCGGCGCATCACGGAACGGTTCCCCGAACTCCGCCTCGTCGCGACACATCTCGGGGCGTGGCAGCAGTGGGACGAGGTGCGCCGCCACCTTCTGGGCCGGCCGATCTACATGGAGATCTCCATGTCCATGGAGGACCTCGGACCGGCGGCATCGCGCGAGATGCTCATGGCCCATCCCGCCGAATACCTGCTGTTCGGAACGGACAGCCCCTGGACCGATCAGGTGGCCACACTCGCTCGGCTGCGAAGCCTGGATCTTCCGGAACCCAGGTTGTCGCGGATCCTCTACCAAAACGCCTGCGCCCTGCTGGCCCCGGCCTGA
- the mutY gene encoding A/G-specific adenine glycosylase, whose translation MAKEPVQSKLSPSAIRRPLLRWFDREARDLPWRRTRDPYAIWISEIMLQQTRVQAAAPYYERFVRRFPTVVALARARLDSVLKLWEGLGYYCRARNLHKAAQEIVTRFGGQLPETRSELLSLPGIGAYTAGAISSIAFGQREPLVDGNVTRVLCRVFRVRGNPKEAVVQKKLWSLAEELLPAARPGDFNQALMELGSEICLPKNPPCEVCPLRRTCLAKRHGEQNRLPARRRKKPIPCHTVVVGVIERNGRVLIDKRPSDGLLGGLWEFPGGKKQSGESLEEALHREVLEEVGIRIRVGDSIATVDHAYSHFRIRLHAFRCTYASGTPQCLGCDAIKWVRPGDLRRYAFPAANKKIIRALLDARQAGRRGSQ comes from the coding sequence ATGGCCAAAGAACCCGTCCAGAGCAAGCTGTCGCCGTCGGCGATCCGACGTCCCTTGCTTCGATGGTTCGACAGAGAGGCCCGTGACCTGCCCTGGCGAAGGACCCGCGATCCCTACGCCATCTGGATCTCGGAGATCATGCTCCAGCAGACCCGCGTTCAGGCGGCCGCGCCGTACTACGAACGCTTCGTCCGACGTTTTCCCACAGTTGTGGCGCTGGCAAGGGCCCGACTCGACTCGGTTCTGAAGCTATGGGAGGGCCTGGGTTACTACTGCCGGGCCCGGAACCTGCACAAGGCCGCCCAGGAGATCGTCACTCGATTCGGCGGCCAGCTCCCCGAAACGCGATCGGAGTTGCTCTCGCTGCCGGGGATCGGCGCGTACACCGCCGGCGCCATTTCCAGCATTGCCTTCGGCCAAAGGGAACCTCTCGTCGACGGCAACGTCACGCGCGTGCTGTGCCGGGTCTTTCGCGTTCGCGGGAACCCCAAAGAGGCGGTGGTGCAGAAGAAGCTCTGGTCGCTTGCCGAAGAGTTGTTGCCCGCCGCCCGGCCTGGCGACTTCAACCAGGCCCTGATGGAGCTGGGGTCCGAAATCTGCCTACCGAAGAATCCGCCGTGCGAGGTGTGCCCGCTTCGGCGAACCTGCCTGGCCAAGCGGCACGGCGAGCAGAACCGCCTGCCCGCCCGCCGGCGGAAGAAGCCAATCCCCTGCCATACGGTAGTCGTCGGCGTCATCGAGCGAAACGGCCGAGTCCTGATCGACAAACGCCCCAGCGACGGATTGCTGGGCGGCCTCTGGGAATTCCCCGGAGGCAAGAAACAATCGGGCGAATCACTCGAAGAGGCACTGCATCGCGAGGTGCTTGAGGAAGTCGGCATCCGCATCCGTGTGGGCGACTCGATCGCGACCGTCGATCACGCCTATTCGCACTTCCGCATCCGTCTGCATGCCTTCCGATGCACGTACGCGTCGGGAACGCCGCAGTGCCTCGGCTGTGACGCGATCAAATGGGTCCGACCGGGCGATCTGCGTCGATACGCCTTCCCGGCTGCGAACAAGAAGATCATCCGGGCCCTGTTGGACGCCAGGCAAGCCGGACGCAGGGGATCGCAGTGA
- a CDS encoding ACT domain-containing protein → MAKQLTIFVENRAGRLKTITDNLRKSNIDIRAFTIQDRGDYGLLKLIVDKPDDAYLALANLGCACALKDILAISVPDQPGNFHRLTSALAEHNVNVIDAYGFVLQPHKTGVCCMEIDQPQLMKAQEIVAEAGFTVLQDEELYSL, encoded by the coding sequence ATGGCCAAGCAACTGACGATCTTCGTGGAGAACCGCGCCGGGAGGCTCAAGACGATCACGGACAACCTCCGCAAGAGCAACATCGATATCCGCGCCTTCACCATCCAGGACCGGGGCGACTACGGGCTGCTGAAGCTGATCGTCGATAAGCCCGATGACGCGTATCTGGCGCTGGCGAACCTCGGCTGCGCGTGTGCGTTGAAGGATATTCTGGCGATCTCCGTACCGGACCAGCCGGGCAATTTCCATCGGCTCACGTCCGCTCTGGCCGAGCACAACGTCAACGTCATCGACGCCTACGGGTTCGTCCTCCAGCCGCACAAGACGGGCGTCTGCTGCATGGAGATCGACCAGCCTCAGTTGATGAAGGCCCAGGAGATCGTCGCCGAGGCCGGCTTCACGGTCCTCCAGGACGAGGAACTCTACAGTCTCTGA
- a CDS encoding PaaI family thioesterase has translation MRAIKEFFKNDRFAEHNGIELVEVGEGHARARMRIDERHLNGINVVHGGAIFTLADLAFAAASNSHGTVAVAINASIWYVKAGLAGTLFADAREVSLNPKLATYSIEVTDDGGEIIAVFEGMVYRKKQTISPDAC, from the coding sequence ATGCGTGCGATCAAAGAGTTCTTCAAGAACGACCGGTTTGCCGAACACAACGGGATCGAGCTGGTCGAGGTCGGGGAGGGACACGCCCGAGCGCGAATGAGGATTGACGAGCGTCATCTCAACGGGATCAACGTGGTCCACGGCGGCGCGATCTTCACGCTGGCCGATCTGGCCTTCGCCGCGGCCTCCAACTCGCATGGGACGGTCGCCGTCGCCATCAACGCCAGCATCTGGTATGTCAAGGCCGGGCTCGCAGGGACCCTCTTCGCCGACGCGCGCGAGGTCTCGCTGAACCCGAAACTCGCGACCTACTCGATCGAGGTGACCGACGACGGCGGCGAGATCATCGCCGTCTTCGAGGGCATGGTCTACCGCAAGAAACAGACGATCTCTCCCGATGCCTGTTGA
- a CDS encoding ACT domain-containing protein translates to MKITQISVFLENRKGRLYDVCTLLGDHGVNIRALTIAETESFGVLRIVVDKCDAAVKLLRDNGFVANFTDVVAVEVPDRPGGLAAVLKVFAENDVNVEYMYGFVEKHSDKALLVFRFEDAEAAQQVLARHSISIITSKEIEGL, encoded by the coding sequence ATGAAGATCACACAGATATCGGTGTTTCTCGAGAACCGCAAAGGCCGACTCTACGACGTTTGTACGCTTCTCGGCGACCACGGTGTGAATATCCGAGCGCTGACCATCGCGGAGACGGAGAGTTTCGGCGTTCTGCGCATCGTCGTGGACAAGTGCGATGCGGCCGTCAAGCTGCTGCGCGACAACGGCTTCGTGGCCAACTTCACCGACGTGGTGGCGGTCGAGGTGCCGGACCGTCCCGGGGGACTGGCCGCCGTGCTGAAAGTCTTTGCGGAAAACGACGTCAACGTCGAGTACATGTACGGCTTCGTCGAGAAGCACAGCGACAAAGCCCTTCTCGTCTTCCGCTTCGAGGACGCCGAGGCCGCCCAGCAGGTCCTCGCGCGGCACAGCATCTCCATCATCACGAGCAAGGAGATCGAGGGGCTGTAG
- a CDS encoding sodium:solute symporter family protein codes for MLAQAVGLAEILVVLLYLLLVVFLGWLGYTRTKTATDYLIAGRKTHPFVMAMSYGATFISTSAIVGFGGVAGLFGMSVLWLTFCNIFVGIFIAFVFLAPAARRMGHRLDAHTFPELLARRFDSKFIQVFAGLVIFLFIPLYAAAVLIGGCEFISTQFGIDYNAALLVFSVIIAAYVVMGGLKGVMYSDALQGSIMFVGMLTLLLFTYTRLGGLTKAHDTLTDLAPLVPGSLQAIGHQGWTAMPKFGFGDTQYNLWWIVITTITLGVGIGVLAQPQLVVRFMTVKSTRELNRAVAVGGVFILIMTGVAFTVGSLSNAYFAQFGPLLNGRVVKVLDQEEALAVLQIMAPNEAGVWADVEGKVAPVKLSGEPVEGAGQAEVVSGRSISIVNAGGNPDQIIPAYITSAMPKWFGLLFLLTLLAAAMSTLSSQFHAVGTSIGRDVYEQLTGRHGRSIGVNRAGIILGILIAMLWSYYARGGYIIARATAIFFGLCASAFLPAFIGGLFWRRMSKSAAVASMVAGFAVTAFWLLFVKAQEASAIGLVQKLTDGKTSILADSPNWPVVDPLMVALPISILVAIVVTLVTRPVSQEHLDKCFAR; via the coding sequence ATGTTGGCACAAGCCGTTGGGCTCGCCGAAATCCTGGTCGTTTTGCTGTATCTGCTTCTGGTGGTGTTCCTGGGGTGGCTCGGCTACACGCGCACGAAGACGGCGACCGATTACCTCATCGCGGGCCGCAAGACGCATCCGTTCGTCATGGCGATGAGCTACGGGGCCACGTTCATCTCCACCAGTGCGATCGTCGGCTTCGGAGGCGTCGCCGGCCTGTTCGGAATGAGCGTTCTCTGGCTGACCTTCTGCAACATCTTCGTCGGGATCTTCATTGCCTTCGTCTTTCTGGCGCCGGCGGCCCGGCGCATGGGCCATCGCCTCGACGCGCACACGTTCCCGGAATTGCTGGCGCGCCGTTTCGACAGCAAGTTCATCCAGGTCTTCGCGGGCTTGGTCATCTTTCTTTTCATTCCACTGTATGCGGCCGCCGTTCTGATCGGGGGCTGTGAGTTCATCTCGACGCAGTTCGGCATCGACTACAACGCCGCACTGCTCGTGTTCAGCGTCATCATCGCGGCCTACGTCGTCATGGGCGGCCTCAAGGGGGTCATGTACAGCGATGCGCTGCAAGGGTCGATCATGTTCGTCGGCATGTTGACCCTGCTGCTGTTCACCTATACCCGCCTCGGAGGCTTGACGAAGGCCCACGACACGCTGACCGACCTGGCGCCGCTGGTGCCCGGCTCGCTCCAGGCCATCGGACACCAGGGCTGGACGGCTATGCCCAAGTTCGGCTTCGGCGATACGCAGTACAATCTCTGGTGGATCGTGATCACGACGATCACGCTGGGCGTGGGGATCGGTGTCCTGGCCCAGCCGCAACTGGTGGTTCGTTTCATGACGGTCAAGAGCACGCGGGAGTTGAACCGGGCCGTGGCCGTCGGGGGCGTGTTCATCCTGATCATGACTGGTGTGGCCTTTACGGTGGGCAGTCTCTCCAACGCGTATTTCGCCCAGTTCGGTCCGCTGCTCAACGGGCGGGTGGTCAAGGTGCTGGACCAGGAAGAGGCTCTGGCGGTCCTCCAGATCATGGCGCCGAACGAGGCGGGTGTCTGGGCCGACGTCGAAGGCAAGGTCGCGCCGGTGAAACTGAGCGGCGAGCCCGTCGAAGGCGCCGGGCAGGCGGAGGTGGTGTCCGGGCGCAGCATCTCAATCGTCAATGCCGGGGGCAATCCGGACCAGATCATCCCCGCGTACATCACCAGCGCCATGCCGAAATGGTTCGGACTGCTGTTCCTGCTGACGCTCCTGGCGGCGGCGATGAGCACGCTGTCGAGCCAGTTCCATGCCGTCGGCACGAGCATCGGTCGCGACGTTTACGAGCAGCTCACCGGCCGGCACGGCCGGAGCATTGGCGTCAACCGCGCCGGGATCATCCTGGGTATCCTGATCGCGATGCTCTGGAGCTACTACGCCCGCGGCGGCTATATCATCGCCCGCGCCACGGCGATCTTCTTCGGTCTGTGTGCGTCGGCGTTCCTTCCGGCCTTTATCGGGGGATTGTTCTGGAGGCGGATGAGCAAATCGGCGGCCGTTGCGTCGATGGTGGCGGGCTTTGCCGTCACCGCGTTCTGGCTGCTCTTCGTCAAGGCCCAGGAGGCCAGCGCGATCGGCCTCGTGCAGAAGCTCACGGACGGCAAGACCAGCATCCTGGCCGATTCGCCGAACTGGCCCGTCGTCGATCCGCTGATGGTGGCCCTGCCGATTTCCATACTGGTTGCCATCGTCGTGACCCTGGTGACACGCCCCGTGTCCCAGGAGCACCTCGACAAGTGTTTTGCCCGATAG
- a CDS encoding thiamine pyrophosphate-dependent enzyme — translation MAKKKKSDRVLLSGNEALAYGAYEAGLGVACAYPGTPSTEILETLAGFKEIDAQWSVNEKVAYEVALGAAVSGVRSLFACKHVGLNVAMDPLMTSSYTGVNAGFVIVVADDPGMHSSQNEQDTRWVAIYSKMPLLEPSSPAEAKEYIQEAFRISERFDTPVMVRMTTRVSHTKEDVALGERQVPPRPAFERNAPKYVMVPGHAYQRHIFVEKRLGKLKALAERTKFNRIEPGDGKIGFITSSVTYQYLKDVYPDASYLKLGMSYPFCDDKIKAFAKTVKKLFVVEELDPFLEEHIKTLGVKFTAKDPSFRIGELTPESMPDIVAGRAKREKKVAKRPPRLCAGCPHWASFAALKKMDAFVAGDIGCYTLACLPPTSALHSCLCMGAGVTWHEGLRKGAPDKKIVGVVGDSTFVHSGVTGLINAAYNQTKGVILILDNSTTAMTGGQQHPGTGLTIRNEPTRQLILEDLCRACGADNVDVVDPMDVKAFAAILEKRINEDALSVIVSRHPCRLLKRQV, via the coding sequence ATGGCAAAGAAGAAGAAATCAGATCGAGTGTTGCTTTCGGGCAACGAGGCCCTGGCCTACGGGGCCTATGAGGCCGGCCTGGGGGTCGCCTGTGCGTATCCGGGGACCCCTTCCACCGAAATCCTTGAGACGCTCGCCGGGTTCAAGGAGATCGATGCGCAGTGGTCGGTGAACGAGAAGGTGGCCTACGAGGTGGCCCTCGGCGCCGCCGTGTCCGGCGTTCGCAGCCTGTTCGCGTGCAAGCACGTGGGGCTCAACGTGGCGATGGACCCGCTGATGACCTCCTCGTATACGGGGGTCAACGCCGGGTTCGTCATCGTGGTGGCCGACGATCCGGGCATGCACTCCTCCCAGAACGAGCAGGACACGCGCTGGGTGGCGATCTACTCGAAGATGCCGCTGCTGGAGCCGTCGAGCCCCGCGGAGGCCAAGGAGTACATCCAGGAGGCGTTCCGCATCAGCGAGCGTTTCGACACCCCCGTGATGGTGCGCATGACCACACGCGTCTCCCACACGAAGGAGGATGTCGCCCTGGGCGAGCGCCAGGTCCCACCAAGGCCGGCGTTCGAGCGGAACGCTCCCAAGTATGTGATGGTGCCGGGGCACGCTTACCAGCGGCACATCTTCGTCGAGAAGCGGCTCGGCAAGCTCAAGGCCCTGGCTGAGCGAACGAAGTTCAATCGGATCGAACCGGGCGACGGCAAGATCGGGTTCATCACGTCGAGCGTCACATACCAGTACCTCAAGGACGTCTATCCCGACGCCTCGTACCTCAAGCTTGGCATGAGCTATCCGTTCTGCGACGACAAGATCAAGGCGTTCGCCAAGACGGTCAAGAAGCTCTTCGTCGTGGAGGAACTGGACCCGTTCCTGGAGGAACACATCAAGACCCTGGGCGTCAAATTCACCGCCAAAGATCCGTCGTTCCGGATCGGGGAGCTGACGCCCGAGTCGATGCCGGACATCGTGGCCGGCCGGGCCAAGCGGGAGAAGAAGGTGGCCAAACGCCCGCCCCGTCTTTGCGCCGGGTGTCCGCACTGGGCCTCGTTCGCCGCCCTGAAGAAGATGGACGCGTTCGTCGCCGGCGACATCGGCTGCTATACGCTGGCGTGCCTGCCGCCGACCTCGGCGCTGCATTCCTGCCTCTGCATGGGGGCCGGCGTGACGTGGCACGAAGGCTTGCGCAAGGGAGCGCCCGACAAAAAGATCGTCGGCGTCGTGGGCGACTCGACTTTCGTTCACTCGGGTGTCACGGGGCTGATCAACGCCGCCTACAACCAGACCAAAGGCGTGATCCTCATTCTGGACAACTCGACAACTGCCATGACGGGCGGCCAGCAGCATCCGGGGACGGGCCTGACGATCCGCAACGAGCCGACCAGGCAGTTGATCCTCGAAGATCTCTGTCGCGCCTGCGGGGCCGACAACGTCGATGTGGTCGATCCGATGGACGTCAAGGCGTTTGCCGCAATTCTGGAAAAGCGAATCAACGAGGACGCGCTGTCTGTGATCGTCTCACGGCATCCATGCCGGTTGCTCAAACGACAGGTTTAG
- a CDS encoding phenylacetate--CoA ligase family protein: protein MDIPFWNREIETLDRASLEKVQLERLRQMVSWALKTPFYGRKLASAGIGSPEDVKSLRDLERIPFTVKDDLRRGFPRGLLAVEMSEVVRIHSSSGTTGIPTVIYFARDDLDRWTDLLARSITATGASSRDILQNMMTYGLFTGGLGLHYGAERVGMTVIPIGGGNTKRQIQTMKDFQTTVLHVTPSYLLHIHSQFENEGVRPGDLAVKRAFIGAEPHSENTRRKIEDLLGIQAFNSYGLSELNGPGVAFECVHRKDMHVWEDAYLIEIIDPKTGQNVEDGQEGEVVLTNLVRRAMPILRYRTRDLAFVHPEPCECGRTHRRLSRILGRTDDMLIINGVNVFPSQIEERIMKVPEVATNYLIHVDKKGALDRLTVKVEIYPKLFLGEAARLEALRARIREELRSSIVISPNVELHEPGSLPVSEGKAKRVVDERPKD from the coding sequence ATGGACATACCGTTTTGGAACAGAGAGATTGAGACGCTGGATCGCGCCTCCCTGGAGAAGGTCCAGTTGGAGCGCCTTCGCCAGATGGTGTCCTGGGCGCTCAAGACCCCGTTCTACGGCAGGAAGCTGGCGTCAGCCGGCATCGGCAGCCCCGAGGACGTCAAGAGCCTTCGCGACCTCGAGCGCATCCCGTTCACAGTCAAGGACGACCTGCGGCGCGGCTTCCCCAGAGGCTTGCTGGCCGTGGAGATGAGCGAAGTCGTTCGCATCCACTCCTCCTCAGGGACGACCGGCATCCCGACGGTAATCTACTTTGCCCGTGACGATCTGGATCGCTGGACCGACCTGCTGGCGCGGAGCATCACCGCGACGGGGGCCTCGTCACGCGACATTCTGCAGAACATGATGACCTACGGCCTCTTCACCGGTGGCCTCGGACTGCACTACGGGGCCGAGCGCGTGGGCATGACCGTGATTCCCATCGGCGGCGGCAACACGAAACGCCAGATCCAAACGATGAAGGACTTCCAGACCACCGTTCTCCACGTGACGCCGAGCTACCTGCTGCACATCCATTCGCAGTTCGAAAACGAAGGCGTTCGGCCGGGCGATCTGGCCGTCAAGCGGGCGTTCATCGGCGCCGAGCCGCACTCGGAAAACACCCGACGGAAGATCGAAGACCTGCTGGGCATCCAGGCCTTCAACTCGTACGGGCTCAGCGAGCTGAACGGTCCGGGCGTGGCCTTCGAATGTGTCCATCGCAAGGACATGCACGTCTGGGAGGACGCCTATCTTATCGAGATCATCGACCCGAAGACGGGGCAGAATGTGGAAGACGGCCAGGAAGGCGAGGTCGTGCTGACCAACCTGGTCCGGCGGGCCATGCCGATCCTGCGCTATCGCACGCGCGATCTGGCGTTCGTTCATCCCGAGCCGTGCGAGTGCGGCCGGACCCACCGACGGCTCTCACGAATTCTCGGACGCACCGACGACATGCTCATCATCAACGGCGTCAACGTCTTCCCGTCCCAGATCGAAGAGAGGATCATGAAGGTCCCCGAGGTGGCGACCAACTACCTGATTCACGTCGACAAGAAGGGCGCCCTCGACCGCCTGACGGTGAAGGTGGAGATCTACCCCAAGCTGTTTCTCGGAGAGGCCGCCAGGCTGGAGGCGTTGCGGGCGCGCATTCGGGAGGAGCTGCGTTCGTCCATCGTGATCAGTCCGAACGTGGAACTGCACGAGCCGGGTTCCCTGCCCGTCTCGGAGGGCAAAGCCAAACGCGTCGTCGACGAGCGACCGAAAGACTGA
- a CDS encoding symporter small accessory protein: MFGIEDKYVAIVYLLCIASSVLCVAYGLANWNRGEDKPRAEDVQWAQQEKRVEDEL; encoded by the coding sequence ATGTTCGGGATCGAGGACAAATACGTTGCCATCGTGTATCTGCTCTGCATCGCCAGTTCCGTGCTCTGCGTGGCGTATGGCCTGGCCAACTGGAATCGCGGCGAAGACAAACCGCGGGCAGAGGACGTGCAGTGGGCCCAGCAGGAAAAGCGGGTCGAAGACGAACTGTGA